From Malaya genurostris strain Urasoe2022 chromosome 2, Malgen_1.1, whole genome shotgun sequence:
ggtttatcctcaaaggtgttatcctcaccgaacttcttgattgcatttcgcacggctttttcacttactccttccatttttgctatctttctcagtgacagtccgcgttctgtgcaccatttgtacacaatttttcgacgttgttctgctgaaagtccacgcatttcgaaacaaactaatgaaaacgaatgaacaactgcacaagtggttagagaagagtgtaaacaacaggacgcagccataaaaattgacagattctgaaccattgcgaaatggcagcggtttttggttgcgtccatactttctgggacagtctttgaaCCTTCCAAGTTATAAAGATCGTTGCTGACTAATCGAACTGGATCCGCTGTGTATTCGTAGAAACGTCTACAAGGCTGttttcatcgctgatttaatacaatcacatattgattgccctgatctcctacgattggtcaattttgacatccatcgtcgcaatcttcgttcaaatccatttttacgaatccctcgtgctagaactaactacggatataatgaaccgtttctcagtatgtgtcgtttatttaacagttgctcgcaggtctttgattttcatctctcgcgtaatgcgataaaacgcttataatctgttgatacaaaagatgaggtggttttatgcctgctggagagagacatTGCTATACTTCatttccatcgggcttttctctgctccccacatataataaataaaatcatggTACTACAAGAAACGCCATAATCACAAAGTTAAACAATATTATTTTTGCTCACATTAGTATTGAGCGGACTTGCACTGACTACAGTTCGGAAGCATCAATTTAATATCGATTCTATAAGGTCtagataaaattattttttcagaaACCCCACTATTTCACAACCATCTGAACCCATCTTGCTTTCCCATCGTCAATGTGATTTTACACATTTAATTATGCTACATTAAATGTTCACACTAGACATGATATTCTGGAATTTCTTTAATCATTACACTCGGAGCTTCTTcggtataaaatttaaaaataagggatcataagacctcccAAGCAGCATtgcgataaaaacaaataatcaaatatcaCTATTTAAAATAATCATGCGCAATTTTCGACATCGAATAGTGGTATATTTAAATAATGATCATTATGATCACTCGAAGAGAGTGTAGTAAAAATTTCATCCTTTTCAATATTATCACTATAGTAATGTTCCAAAAACTTACACATGATAATAAAATTATAATCATTCAAAATCATTCTCACTGTAGTGTGATGTTAATTATGTACCGGAAATCTTGTTGTTATCAaattattaatgtcattttGAGAGTTTCCAACACGCAAGGTCGCTTAATATAAGTAACAGGAACGTAGCATTCTTGTTATCGCTGGCGCCAAGCAATCTCTTTTATGTTCTCTGCTTTTTTGTGTCTTCAGACAAGCAAAATCTTGCGCTACTGTTACTTTTGTGTACGAAATTTGAGTAAATAGTGTAATATTTCTGAAACAGTAACATGGAAAAGGCTTTGCTATTAGATGCAAATTATTGCTACTTCAAGAGTAAGATGATATTaggagcattcgcttcgagttttcattGCTTGAAACAGAATCTACAAAAATAACAGAGAAGAAAAATGATTTCTTACACGAAATCAATCTTTTTGCTTGAATGTGATTTAACAAGTGAAAATATGCTTACCCGTTCCTTTTGATAGATAAACTTGCAATCATCACAGGCACTCGTACACCTCTATCGAGTAATTTGAGAAATAACATGATGACTTCACTAAAGATATGACTACCGGTACAATGCCCATGTATGATGAATGGATTATCGATAAATTTATAGCTTAATAGGAGTCCCGTGAATAtttacattgttttctgacTCAGATTTTGATAGTCTTAAAACATTCAAGAGTAATTATTCAGTTAAAAAATTCTATTGTTCATACACTGGAAATCTTGTTTCTGGTCGTTTCTATTAGCACTCAAGACTATCATTTTGACTAGGATTGACAAAAATGGTTGGTTTTCGACAGTGTGTTTGAAGAGGCAAAATATGAGCGATCGACAGTATGAAGTAACCAAATGTCATATAACATTGTATGAACAAAACCAATTGTTGGAATGAATACATTGTGTCACATACGAAATCGGTAAGAAAGTTACTTACaattaaaaaagttcaaaaGGTTATTTTAGTACTTTACCGTAACCTGTTTAAAATACTACGTTATAACTTGCAGTAtaggcacagactaacagactcaaattggattcttcaatcattttaacggtcattttgaatattcctttagttgggacattaATCGCATATGTCCTGATGGcgtcacgttaccctatcaaaaacatcctgtctgtcatctagactgtgctcatttttcacatttaacaacagagttgccattcatacagaaatttctttaatgtactgatttgttggcgtccatgcgaatttcatgcaagacacagatttaatacatatagcCAAAACATATACAATATTtatttgcttctggtctgccgtcacttaatttcgggtgaaaatcaccaacacaatcaaaaaatagtctagatgaacaacgttgagaaaaataaatggttaccttccaacatcgctaaaaaagttaaatatattatcgacGCAATccgataatttattgtgacaattcattttgaaatattatgatgaaatcaggcatccctgtaagcagctgatcagttttgacaaacgagggggaatcAACTAGTAACAAAATTTTTACataacaaggggtgtaccgatagtaaatagttcgcgcagtacaatataggtggaactagtgcatcacgaaaacttatttttataagaatttactcaatcagtcatgtctgttagtctgtggtataagAGTCCACTCTATATTCACGCCATTTTCATATATTACTCCTCcgaatcaaggatggcttttatgttATCGCTCTCtatcaactcttcacacgattcaatcagtgccatcaaagagagacggctatcatctcagcaacaaaaaaccgacatggttcattttacatagaatggacaccagtgcgaaagcgaatttctctcgatgacccgtctgagtatcacgggttagcacgctgctgtggggattctctctgaagcaacaaacggtcgcttattctcgtttcgcgatccgattctacatgggcagttgataattgcgatagaatcattttactattgccgcttattctaactatgtgcatataacctttgtataagttgtgtctatgaaaatgtctgtgaatgctcgaCACAAGCGTttcgaaatattgcaacctagtatgagaatcatcaagtcaaaacatcgattcgattttctgcgataattgttaacTTGTGATTCTCTTTTGGTAcattccacacagcgccgatcattgcaaaactatCTATTTTGGtcagggccgtgaaatactcagagtatgaggtagggcgaagaaatgtagaaaaattctttcacggttcatgcattgagaggcagcgagTTCTAAATGACCATTTTGTTAAATTTAGTGCTTCAATTGGCAGATGTAAATTATGATTGTCGAGCAATAACAAAACTGGTCTTGATGTGCTCGGTCTTATATAGTGAGAGAAACGTTAACGTTAACGCTGAATAACCGTAATTTTTAGTGATTGAGATAGAAATATTAAATTCATGGTGTTTCTGTCTAATTCAAGCATTCTTTCCGCAATAACAATCCAATCATCGGCCTATACTGACTGCGCCTATACTGTATCGAAGATTTTATCGATCAATCATTCGGAGTTAGTCGTGGATACATCGATTAAGTATAAAATAGTCAACAAATTTCAAGCAGTACTTAGTTGATGATTTACGCCCTAGTACATTTGATaaatttcaagaaaaatgatttttttaactaCGTTAATTTTGATAGTACTCGCATCGTTATGTCAGGTAACTTCAAAAGTTTGACGCATCAAAGTAAACTACGTCTAACCGCAATACTTTATATAGGCTTTGTACACGGAGAAACAAGAACAGACACTGAATGTTGTTGTAGGACAATGTGCTGAGGAACTTGGCATAGATTTGAACAGTAATTTCACGGAACAATGGGAATATACCGGAGTCCTTTTTCCGGATGAGGAGAAGTCGAAAGTAAGTCAGAACTactacagtcggtgttgaacagtcgttcgcaccgcacgcgtatagctcttggctcctggaattttttttctggctacctagagtttcattgattcaaggcttcagtctttttcaaggctacctgaatcactaactaagtgatacaaagagtgatattagagtgactaagtgatacaaagagtgatattagagtgactaagaaattaatcagccttttttaaggctagctaggagtctaatcgaagactaatttagcctagttaatttaatttaaaatttcattaatttcaaaaatgcctgcgtccaaccggaaaggcaacaagcctaaggctaaaaataattcaatacggaataaatcacaatccgttattcaacatttttctaataacattcacgatcttatagaatctgaatgtaaaaataaaagacaacggacggatttcccttccgttgattctatgccgtctaaaaatatttacgagattcttcctgaatccgattgtagcgacatagaagaaaattcttcaaaaattcccaaaatggacgcttgtcgttctgggaagaaacatcaatctatgccaccagtgacggtgatgatttccgacttcaaagcattccgtactgagctttctacttttctcccggaagtaaaagtctcatttcaaatcggacgaagaggagaatgtcgagtcttggtggatggattggaagattacgaacgtcttattcgatatttgtccgagaaacttcataaattttattcatatgatataaaaacagacagacccttcaaggctgtcttgaaaggattatcaaatgatcaaagtattgatgaaattaaaaatgaactaaaagaattgcttggttttgccccttcccaagtaatacttatgaaaaaaagagcgaatggtacttctaaaccacgctctggaatttcccatgaactttacctaatacacttcaatcgaagtgatgtaaacaatttgaaaactttagaaaaagtacgtttcatttcccacattaaaattcattgggaacattataaacggcataatcgtattgcaaacttaacgcaatgtcgtcgttgccaaggcttcggtcatggaaccaaaaattgtcatatggatatacggtgtttgaattgtggtaaatcgcattcgaaagacgattgtccaacgaatgaaaccactgataaattttcatgttcaaattgcaatggaaatcataaatccaattatttgaaatgtcctgtcagggaaaaaattttaaacgttcgttcgcttcgacaacaagtcaaatcaacgaccttaaatttacagaacatacctgaaaatcagaaaaccgttacaaatgccacgcctaattcggcactgatttcttcgaaacaaaaaacaggtacgcctgccaattcgtcttctaacgaaaacaatttattgacaggtagatcgacctcgtcatcatcttcttctaatgtcagttatgctggtatattaggtagaaatctatcacctatttcttctaatgtaaataatcaaaacacaggaccgccttgcagttcttcttctaacgaaaacaatttattaataggtagaccggccaaatcatcttcttctaatggcagtctacctacaaatattccttcaatgccattcgcttctttaaatgaagtcgatttaggcgatataactgaaaataaa
This genomic window contains:
- the LOC131432764 gene encoding uncharacterized protein LOC131432764, which gives rise to MIFLTTLILIVLASLCQALYTEKQEQTLNVVVGQCAEELGIDLNSNFTEQWEYTGVLFPDEEKSKNFAFCIHRTLGVLDANGMIKAQTWIDLLRWPRCSGIARTSSAM